The Trichosurus vulpecula isolate mTriVul1 chromosome 3, mTriVul1.pri, whole genome shotgun sequence genome includes a window with the following:
- the LOC118842043 gene encoding protocadherin alpha-5-like has translation MSFSWGGGLGARHLLFLILLYTTWKVGSSQVHYSVPEEAKHGTFVGRIAQDLGLEVADLVPRLFRVVSKGRRDYLEVNAQNGVLFVNSRIDREELCGRIPVCSIHLEVIVDKPLQVFHVEVEIKDINDNPPVFLVKQQKLFILESRPADSRFPLEGASDADIGANAELLYKLSGTEYFTLDINTNEEETKSVELVLKKSLDREETPEHNFLLTATDQGKPELTGTAQLLIIVLDANDNAPAFDKSIYNVRLLENIPNGTLVIRLNASDADEGVNKEIRYHFGSLVLANVRSRFSIDSNTGEIRVNGNLDYEECNVYEIKVEAVDRSYFPLTGHCKVMVKLLDVNDNAPQVSVTSLSLPVLEDAQPGTVIALVSVFDRDSGANGQVTCSLSPFGPFTLVSTFRNYYSLVLHSSVDRESVSAYEIVVTARDGGTPALWATASVSVGIGDVNDNPPSFEQPVYTVFVKENNPPGCHIFTVSASDPDAQENALVSYSLVERRVGERPLSSYVSVHSESGKVYALQPLDHEELELLQFQVSARDAGFPPLGSNVSLQVFVLDENDNAPAILPPHAGVSPVTELVLESVAVGHVVTKIRAVDADSGYNAWLSYELLPEVGVGRSPFRVGLYTGEISTTRALEDSDASRQTLLVLVKDHGKPVLSATATVILSLVENRQAFKTSSSASGVLGKAGMGKETAPMDVNVYLVIAICSVSSLLVVSLLLYVALRCSAPAKGVCGPGKPTLVCSSEVGSLSYSQHRGQKVYSWDVITKNDLMAFTPNLPQPPSSREGDQTQEVVMEHPGKCP, from the exons ATGTCGTTTTCTTGGGGAGGCGGCCTGGGAGCCCGGCATCTGCTGTTTTTGATTCTTCTCTACACAACCTGGAAGGTGGGGAGCAGCCAGGTCCATTACTCGGTGCCGGAAGAAGCGAAACACGGTACCTTCGTGGGGCGAATCGCGCAGGACCTGGGTCTGGAAGTCGCGGACCTAGTGCCTAGGCTGTTCCGGGTGGTGTCCAAGGGCCGCAGGGACTACTTGGAGGTAAATGCGCAGAATGGCGTTTTGTTTGTGAATTCTCGGATCGACCGGGAGGAGCTGTGCGGCCGCATCCCTGTTTGTAGCATCCACCTGGAGGTGATCGTGGACAAGCCTCTACAGGTTTTCCATGTGGAGGTAGAGATCAAGGACATTAATGACAATCCTCCTGTGTTCTTGGTTaagcaacaaaaattatttattttagaatCCAGGCCTGCAGATTCTAGATTCCCACTAGAGGGCGCGTCTGATGCTGATATCGGAGCTAACGCAGAATTATTATACAAGCTTTCTGGGACTGAATATTTTACTttggatataaatacaaatgagGAAGAGACTAAATCAGTAGAGTTAGTTTTGAAGAAATCTTTAGACAGAGAAGAAACTCCTGAACACAATTTCTTATTGACGGCCACAGATCAAGGCAAACCAGAACTAACAGGAACAGCACAGCTGCTGATCATTGTGCTGGATGCGAACGACAATGCGCCGGCATTTGATAAATCCATCTACAATGTTAGATTACTCGAAAATATTCCTAATGGGACGCTAGTGATCAGATTGAACGCCTCTGATGCAGATGAAGGAGTAAACAAGGAGATACGATATCACTTTGGAAGTCTTGTTCTAGCCAACGTAAGATCGAGATTTAGCATTGATAGCAACACAGGAGAAATAAGAGTAAACGGAAATCTGGATTATGAAGAATGTAATGTATATGAAATCAAGGTTGAGGCTGTTGAtagaagttattttcctttaacAGGCCATTGCAAAGTTATGGTGAAGTTACTAGACGTTAATGATAACGCTCCCCAGGTGTCTGTGACTTCCTTGTCTCTGCCAGTTCTGGAGGACGCCCAGCCAGGCACAGTCATCGCCCTCGTCAGTGTTTTTGACAGAGACTCAGGAGCCAACGGGCAAGTGACTTGCTCCCTGTCGCCCTTCGGGCCCTTTACTCTGGTGTCCACTTTCAGGAATTATTATTCGCTGGTGCTGCACAGTTCTGTTGACCGTGAGAGTGTGTCAGCATATGAGATAGTAGTGACTGCGAGGGACGGCGGGACGCCAGCGCTTTGGGCCACGGCCAGTGTCTCTGTGGGCATTGGCGACGTAAACGACAACCCACCTTCCTTCGAGCAACCTGTGTACACGGTGTTTGTGAAGGAGAACAATCCACCAGGCTGTCACATCTTTACTGTGTCTGCGTCGGACCCAGATGCACAAGAGAACGCACTTGTGTCTTATTCGCTAGTGGAGCGGCGGGTGGGGGAGCGTCCGCTGTCAAGCTATGTGTCTGTGCACTCGGAGAGTGGGAAAGTGTATGCCTTGCAGCCCCTGGACCACGAGGAGCTGGAGCTGCTGCAGTTCCAGGTGAGCGCCCGGGATGCAGGCTTCCCTCCTCTGGGCAGCAACGTGAGCCTGCAGGTGTTCGTGCTGGACGAGAACGACAACGCTCCGGCGATACTGCCGCCTCATGCTGGCGTTAGCCCAGTGACAGAGCTGGTGTTAGAGTCTGTGGCCGTGGGTCACGTCGTGACGAAGATCCGGGCTGTGGATGCGGATTCAGGCTACAACGCGTGGCTGTCTTATGAGCTGCTGCCAGAGGTGGGCGTTGGGCGCAGCCCTTTCCGCGTGGGTCTGTACACCGGCGAGATTAGCACCACGAGGGCCCTAGAGGATTCGGATGCATCGAGGCAGACCCTACTTGTATTAGTGAAGGACCACGGGAAACCTGTGTTGTCAGCCACAGCAACTGTGATTCTGTCACTGGTGGAGAATCGGCAGGCGTTCAAAACTTCATCTAGTGCTTCTGGTGTCCTGGGAAAAGCTGGTATGGGAAAGGAAACAGCGCCGATGGATGTGAATGTTTATCTGGTCATTGCCATCTGCTCGGTGTCTAGTTTACTGGTGGTGAGTCTGCTCCTTTATGTGGCTCTTCGATGCTCAGCGCCCGCGAAGGGTGTGTGTGGTCCTGGGAAGCCCACGCTGGTATGTTCCAGTGAGGTTGGGAGCTTGTCTTATTCTCAGCATCGGGGGCAGAAGGTGTATTCCTGGGATGTGATAACCAAGAATGATCTCATGGCCTTCACCCCTAATCTTCCCCAGCCTCCTAGTTCTAGGGAAGGAGATCAAACCCAGGAAGTTGTGATGGAGCATCCCGGGAAG TGCCCTTAA
- the LOC118842045 gene encoding protocadherin alpha-3-like — translation MIGIFLQIIAMMFSESKGLGIRQLLLSFILHTAWEVGSGQVHYSVQEEAKHGTFVGRIAQDLGLEVGELVSRLFRVVSKGPRDYLEVNAQNGILFVNSRIDREELCGLSPVCSIHLEMIVDKPLQVFHVEVEIKDINDNPPVFSVKQKNLSIAESRLVESQFPLEGASDADIGANALLTYRLSSNEYFTLDIKNKEEEIKLVLRKQLDREETPELHLLLTVTDGGKPELTGAVRLLITVLDVNDNAPEFDKTVYKVKLLENASNGAPVIQLNATDSDEGLNSQITYSFTSDISLDVDDKFHIDPVSGVIKVKGRIDFEEIKLYKIQVEATDKGTPQLAGHCRVMVEILDINDNTPEVVVKSLSLPVREDAPPGTVIALISVSDRDSGANGQVTCSLFPQGPFALVSTFKNYYSLVLEGPIDRESVPAYELMVTVRDGGTPALWNTASLSVGIGDANDNAPAFEQPMYTVFVKENNPPGFHIFTVSASDPDTQENALVSYSLIERRIGERPLSSYVSVHSESGKVYALQPLDHEELELLQFQVSARDGGFPPLGSNMSLQVFVLDENDNAPVVLPSHAGSGAGGGPENELISQSVAVGHVVAKIRAVDADSGYNAWLSYELLPKMGIGRSPFRVGLYTGEISTTRDLEESDSRKQTLLVLVKDHGEPMLSATATVIVSIVESGSSPKTFSGASRSAASAGSGKEAVLVDVNVYLIIAICSVSSLLVLSLLLYVSLRCAAPQRGECGNGKPTLVCSGGMKSWSHSQQPRQKGFSGEGEAKNDLMAFSPNFPPCPGFVHKGEQKEATANSSDQVGYLKCFVCHDTGLDHV, via the coding sequence ATGATTGGAATATTTCTCCAAATAATTGCGATGATGTTCAGCGAGAGTAAAGGCCTGGGAATCCGACAGCTGCTCCTCTCCTTTATTCTCCACACAGCTTGGGAGGTGGGGAGCGGCCAGGTCCATTACTCGGTGCAGGAAGAAGCGAAACACGGTACGTTCGTGGGGCGAATCGCTCAGGATCTAGGTCTGGAGGTCGGGGAGCTGGTGTCGCGGCTATTCCGTGTGGTGTCCAAAGGACCCAGGGACTACCTGGAGGTAAATGCGCAGAATGGCATTTTATTTGTGAATTCTCGGATCGACCGGGAGGAGCTGTGCGGCCTCAGTCCTGTTTGTAGCATTCACCTGGAGATGATCGTGGACAAACCACTTCAGGTTTTCCATGTGGAGGTGGAGATCAAGGACATTAATGACAACCCGCCTGTgttctctgtaaaacaaaagaACCTGAGTATTGCAGAATCGAGGTTAGTTGAGTCTCAGTTTCCGCTAGAGGGCGCTTCAGATGCAGATATCGGAGCGAATGCTCTCTTGACTTACAGGCTCAGTTCTAATGAGTATTTCACTCTAGATATAAAAAACAAGGAGGAGGAAATTAAACTTGTATTAAGAAAACAACTAGATAGAGAAGAAACTCCCGAACTTCACTTATTGCTTACAGTCACTGATGGGGGCAAACCAGAGCTAACTGGAGCAGTTCGGTTGCTGATCACTGTGCTGGATGTCAACGATAATGCCCCAGAATTCGACAAAACTGTCTATAAAGTGAAACTATTGGAAAATGCATCTAACGGAGCGCCAGTAATTCAACTAAATGCTACAGACTCAGACGAAGGATTAAACAGTCAAATTACTTATTCATTCACAAGTGATATTTCTCTAGATGTAGACGACAAGTTCCATATAGACCCAGTAAGTGGAGTTATAAAAGTAAAGGGACGTATTGATTTCGAGGAAATTAAATTGTATAAAATTCAAGTAGAAGCTACTGACAAAGGGACTCCCCAGTTGGCTGGTCATTGCAGAGTCATGGTGGAAATTCTGGACATCAATGACAATACCCCCGAAGTGGTGGTGAAATCTTTGTCCCTGCCAGTCCGCGAGGACGCCCCTCCGGGCACAGTCATTGCTCTAATCAGCGTGTCTGACAGAGACTCTGGAGCCAACGGACAAGTGACTTGCTCTTTGTTTCCCCAGGGACCATTTGCGTTGGTATCCACCTTCAAGAATTACTACTCTCTGGTTTTGGAAGGTCCTATAGACCGAGAAAGCGTGCCGGCCTATGAGCTAATGGTAACTGTGAGGGATGGCGGGACTCCTGCGCTGTGGAACACTGCCAGCTTGTCCGTAGGCATTGGCGACGCGAACGACAACGCGCCTGCCTTTGAGCAGCCCATGTACACAGTGTTTGTGAAGGAGAACAATCCGCCGGGCTTTCACATCTTTACAGTATCTGCCTCAGACCCGGACACGCAAGAGAACGCTCTTGTGTCCTATTCGCTGATAGAGCGGCGAATAGGGGAGCGTCCTCTGTCGAGCTACGTGTCTGTGCACTCGGAGAGCGGCAAAGTGTACGCCTTACAGCCCCTGGACCATGAGGAGCTGGAGCTGCTGCAGTTCCAGGTGAGTGCCCGGGACGGGGGCTTCCCTCCTCTGGGCAGCAACATGAGCCTGCAGGTGTTCGTGCTGGATGAGAACGACAACGCACCAGTGGTGCTGCCTTCTCATGCGGGTTCTGGGGCGGGTGGGGGTCCAGAGAACGAACTGATATCACAGTCCGTGGCTGTGGGTCATGTGGTGGCGAAGATCCGAGCTGTGGACGCAGATTCAGGCTACAATGCATGGCTGTCTTATGAGCTGTTGCCCAAGATGGGCATTGGGCGCAGCCCTTTCCGCGTGGGTCTGTACACTGGCGAAATCAGCACCACTCGAGATCTGGAGGAATCGGACTCAAGAAAACAGACATTACTGGTTCTGGTGAAAGACCACGGTGAACCTATGCTGTCTGCCACAGCTACTGTAATTGTGTCGATAGTGGAAAGTGGATCATCCCCGAAGACCTTTTCTGGAGCGTCCAGGTCTGCTGCTTCTGCAGGCTCGGGAAAGGAGGCAGTTCTGGTAGATGTGAATGTATATCTTATCATTGCTATCTGTTCGGTATCCAGTCTGTTAGTGCTCAGCCTGCTGCTGTATGTATCGCTGCGGTGCGCAGCACCCCAAAGGGGTGAGTGCGGGAATGGGAAACCTACGCTGGTGTGCTCTGGTGGGATGAAGAGCTGGTCACATTCCCAGCAGCCGCGCCAGAAAGGTTTTTCCGGAGAAGGGGAAGCCAAGAACGACCTTATGGCTTTTAGTCCCAACTTTCCTCCTTGTCCTGGCTTTGTGCATAAAGGGGAACAGAAGGAAGCAACTGCAAATTCCTCTGACCAGGTGGGTTATTTGAAATGTTTTGTCTGTCACGATACAGGCTTGGATCATGTGTAG
- the LOC118842046 gene encoding protocadherin alpha-11-like, with amino-acid sequence MGFSELGGLKRRQLLFSFLLHVAWEVGSGQVHYSVPEEAKHGTFVGRIAQDLGLEVGELVSRLFRVVSKSRKDYLEVNAQNGILFVNSRIDREELCGLSPVCSIHLEVIVDKPLQVFHVEVEIKDINDNAPMFPATEQRLFIYESKQPDSRFPLEGASDADIGVNSLLTYRLSPNEYFTLEMQANSEKSKALSLLLRKSLDREDTSEINLLLTATDGGKPEFTGTVQLRISVLDVNDNDPEFDQSEYKVKLLENVANGTFIVKVNATDRDEGINKVLQYSLSSIKPKRNDLFKLDENTGEIRINGNLDYEENKFYELQIEATDKGNPPMAGHCRVLVEVLDINDNAPEVAVTSLSLPVREDAPPGTVIALISVSDPDSGANGRVTCSLSPPGPFTLVSTFRNYYSLVLDGKVDRESVPAYELVVAARDGGIPALRATSRISVGIGDVNDNAPAFEQPLYTVFVKENNPPGHHIFTVSASDPDAQENALVSYSLVERRVGERTLSSYVSVHSESGKVYALQPLDHEELELLQFQVNARDAGFPPLGSNVSLQVFVLDENDNAPVVLPPHAGISPVTELVSQSVAVGHVVAKIRAVDADSGYNAWLSYELLPEVGVGRSLFRVGLYTGEISTMRALEESDEPRQMLLVLVKDHGEPMLSATATVSVSLLESGQALQTSSELAKKPAASSIVKGTVLVNVNVYLIIAICSVSSLLVLSLLLYVALRCSTPTQGIYGPGKPTLVCSNEAGSWSYSQQRRQKACSGEGTVKNDLMAFSPNLPPCPVSSDRGPQEAKKESLGKVSLIFQQHW; translated from the exons ATGGGATTTTCCGAGCTAGGCGGTCTGAAACGTCGGCAGCTGCTCTTCTCGTTTCTTCTCCACGTAGCCTGGGAGGTGGGGAGCGGCCAGGTCCATTACTCGGTGCCGGAGGAAGCGAAACACGGTACGTTTGTGGGGCGAATCGCACAGGACCTGGGTCTGGAGGTCGGGGAGCTGGTGTCACGCCTGTTCCGAGTGGTATCCAAGAGTCGCAAGGACTACTTGGAAGTAAATGCGCAGAATGGCATTTTATTTGTGAATTCTCGGATCGACCGGGAGGAGCTGTGCGGCCTCAGTCCTGTTTGCAGCATCCACCTGGAGGTGATCGTGGACAAACCGCTGCAGGTTTTCCATGTAGAGGTGGAGATCAAAGATATTAATGATAATGCGCCTATGTTTCCAGCTACAGAACAAAGGCTGTTCATTTATGAATCTAAACAGCCAGACTCCCGATTTCCGCTAGAGGGCGCGTCAGATGCAGATATTGGAGTGAACTCTCTCTTGACCTACAGACTCAGCCCTAATGAATATTTCACTTTGGAAATGCAAGCGAACAGCGAGAAAAGTAAAGCTTTGTCACTTTTGTTAAGAAAATCTTTGGATAGAGAAGATACTTCTGAGATTAATCTGTTACTGACCGCCACTGACGGGGGCAAACCAGAGTTCACGGGCACAGTTCAATTAAGGATCTCGGTGTTAGACGTCAATGATAATGATCCTGAGTTTGATCAGTCAGAGTACAAGGTGAAATTATTGGAAAATGTTGCAAACGGCACATTTATAGTGAAAGTCAATGCCACGGACCGGGATGAAGGAATAAATAAAGTTTTACAGTACTCATTGAGTTCGATAAAACCAAAGAGAAATGATTTGTTTAAATTAGATGAAAATACAGGAGAAATTAGGATCAATGGAAACTTGGATTACGAGGAAAATAAATTCTATGAACTGCAGATAGAGGCGACTGACAAGGGAAATCCTCCTATGGCGGGTCACTGCAGGGTTTTGGTAGAGGTCCTGGACATCAATGATAACGCTCCAGAGGTGGCCGTGACGTCACTATCGCTGCCGGTTCGGGAGGATGCCCCACCAGGCACAGTCATCGCCCTCATCAGCGTGTCAGACCCGGACTCGGGCGCCAACGGGCGGGTGACTTGCTCTCTGTCTCCCCCGGGGCCCTTCACGCTGGTGTCCACCTTCAGAAATTACTATTCTCTAGTGCTGGACGGCAAGGTGGACCGCGAGAGCGTGCCAGCCTATGAACTTGTGGTGGCTGCGAGGGATGGGGGGATTCCAGCTCTGCGGGCCACCTCCAGAATTTCTGTGGGCATTGGCGACGTGAATGACAACGCCCCTGCCTTCGAGCAACCCCTGTACACAGTGTTCGTGAAGGAGAACAACCCACCCGGGCACCACATCTTCACAGTGTCCGCATCGGACCCTGACGCGCAGGAGAACGCGCTGGTGTCTTACTCTTTGGTGGAGCGGCGGGTAGGGGAGCGAACTCTGTCGAGCTACGTGTCTGTGCACTCGGAGAGCGGCAAAGTGTACGCCTTGCAGCCCCTGGACCACGAGGAGCTGGAGCTGCTGCAGTTCCAGGTGAACGCTCGGGATGCTGGCTTCCCTCCTTTGGGTAGCAACGTGAGTCTCCAGGTATTCGTGCTGGATGAGAACGATAATGCGCCGGTTGTGCTGCCTCCTCACGCCGGCATTAGTCCAGTCACCGAGCTGGTGTCACAGTCGGTGGCTGTGGGCCATGTAGTGGCGAAGATCCGGGCTGTGGATGCGGATTCTGGCTATAATGCCTGGCTGTCTTATGAGTTGCTGCCGGAGGTGGGTGTTGGGCGCAGCCTTTTCCGAGTGGGTCTGTACACTGGCGAGATCAGCACGATGCGGGCCCTGGAGGAGTCAGATGAGCCGAGGCAGATGCTGCTAGTATTAGTAAAGGACCACGGGGAACCCATGCTGTCTGCCACAGCCACGGTGAGTGTGTCACTTTTGGAGAGTGGTCAGGCCCTTCAGACGTCTTCCGAGTTGGCTAAGAAGCCAGCAGCTTCATCCATTGTTAAAGGAACAGTCCTggtgaatgtgaatgtatattTGATCATAGCCATCTGTTCTGTGTCCAGTTTGTTGGTGCTGAGCCTGCTGCTCTATGTGGCGCTGCGGTGCTCTACGCCAACGCAGGGCATCTACGGGCCTGGGAAGCCCACTCTGGTGTGTTCGAACGAGGCTGGGAGCTGGTCGTATTCCCAGCAGCGGCGGCAGAAGGCTTGCTCTGGAGAAGGAACGGTCAAGAACGACCTCATGGCCTTCAGCCCCAACCTTCCTCCATGTCCCGTATCTTCCGATAGAGGACCGCAGGAGGCCAAGAAGGAATCTTTGGGCAAGGTGAGTCTTATATTCCAGCAACATT GGTAA
- the LOC118842047 gene encoding protocadherin alpha-12-like encodes MGVSQRGGLGARQLVFSILFGTAWEIASSQVHYSLPEEAKHGTFVGRIAQDLGLEVGELVSRLFRVVSEGRRDYLEVNVQNGILFVNSRIDREELCGRIPVCSIHLEVIVDKPLQVFHVEVEIKDINDNPPVFPEKQQNIFISESRLLDSRFPLEGASDADIGANSLLKYQLSHNDYLTLEMITKNDKRILPELVLHKLLDREETPEIRLLLTATDGGKPELTGTVELLITVLDVNDNPPKFDKSEYKVKLFENSPNGTLMIKLNASDSDKGINGEISYTIKRISPESEKCMFIMNSVTGDIRIHGELDFEDNDVYEIQVTATDRGAPPMAGHCTILLEVVDINDNAPEVSVTSLSLPVLEDAPAGTVIALVSVSDRDSGANGQVTCSLSPLGPFTLVSTFRNYYSLVLDSSVDRESVPAYELVVTARDEGTPVLWATARVSVDIRDVNDNAPSFEQLVYTIFVKENNPPGHHIFTVSASDPDAQENALVSYSLVEGRVGERPLSSYVSVHSGSGKVYALQPLDHEELELLQFQVSARDAGFPPLGSNVSLQVFVLDENDNAPAVLPPHSGDSPVTELVSQSVAVGHVVAKIRAVDGDSGYNAWLSYELLPEVGVGRNPFRVGLYTGEISTTRALEESDGPQKMLLVLVKDHGEPALSATATVSVSLVESGLSVKALSFNAAAAAAAGPTPEATLVDVNVYLIIAICSVSSLLVLSLLLYVALRCSVPPQAVYGPGNPTLVCSNGMESWSYSQHRPQKVCFGEVSAKTDLMAFSPNLPLSNEESQNPCLIVSYLFFNCMFLIKI; translated from the coding sequence ATGGGGGTTTCCCAAAGAGGCGGCCTGGGAGCCCGGCAGCTGGTGTTCTCGATTCTGTTCGGGACAGCCTGGGAGATAGCAAGCAGCCAGGTCCATTACTCGCTGCCGGAGGAAGCGAAACACGGTACATTTGTGGGGCGAATCGCGCAGGACCTGGGCCTGGAGGTCGGGGAGCTGGTGTCACGACTCTTCCGGGTGGTGTCCGAGGGCCGCAGGGACTACCTGGAGGTAAACGTGCAGAACGGCATTTTATTTGTGAATTCTCGGATCGACAGGGAGGAGCTGTGCGGCCGCATCCCTGTTTGTAGCATCCACCTGGAGGTGATCGTGGACAAGCCTCTACAGGTTTTCCACGTGGAGGTGGAGATCAAAGATATTAATGACAATCCGCCTGTGTTCccggaaaaacaacaaaacatattTATTTCAGAATCGAGACTCCTAGACTCGCGTTTTCCACTAGAGGGAGCGTCAGATGCGGATATTGGCGCAAACTCTCTGCTGAAGTACCAACTTAGTCATAATGACTATCTTACTCTGGAAATGATAACTAAAAACGACAAAAGAATATTGCCTGAACTAGTATTACATAAATTGTTGGACAGGGAGGAAACTCCAGAAATCCGTTTGTTACTGACGGCCACTGATGGGGGAAAACCTGAGCTCACCGGAACAGTTGAGCTACTTATCACAGTCTTGGATGTCAATGACAACCCTCCTAAGTTTGATAAATCTGAATATAAAGTTAAACTCTTTGAAAACTCACCAAACGGGACTCTAATGATTAAACTTAACGCTTCAGATTCCGACAAAGGAATCAATGGAGAGATTTCTTACACAATTAAAAGGATTTCAccagaaagtgaaaaatgcatGTTTATTATGAATTCAGTTACTGGAGACATCCGAATTCATGGCGAGCTCGATTTTGAAGACAATGATGTATATGAAATCCAGGTAACAGCCACTGACAGAGGAGCTCCTCCCATGGCAGGTCATTGCACAATCTTATTGGAAGTCGTGGACATCAATGATAACGCCCCTGAAGTGTCAGTGACCTCCCTGTCACTGCCAGTCTTAGAGGATGCCCCAGCAGGCACAGTCATCGCTCTTGTTAGTGTGTCCGACCGAGATTCTGGAGCCAATGGTCAGGTGACTTGCTCGCTGTCGCCCCTGGGGCCCTTCACGCTGGTGTCCACTTTCAGGAATTACTACTCGCTGGTGCTGGACAGTTCTGTTGACCGTGAGAGCGTGCCTGCCTATGAGCTAGTGGTGACTGCGAGGGATGAGGGGACGCCAGTGCTTTGGGCCACGGCCAGAGTATCTGTGGACATCAGAGATGTAAACGACAATGCACCTTCCTTCGAGCAGCTTGTGTACACGATATTTGTGAAAGAGAACAACCCACCCGGACATCACATCTTCACAGTGTCCGCATCAGATCCAGATGCGCAGGAGAACGCGCTGGTGTCTTACTCTCTGGTGGAGGGGCGGGTTGGGGAGCGTCCGCTGTCGAGTTATGTGTCTGTGCACTCGGGGAGCGGGAAAGTGTACGCCTTGCAGCCTCTAGACCACGAGGAGCTGGAGCTGCTGCAGTTCCAGGTAAGTGCCCGAGATGCTGGCTTCCCTCCTCTGGGCAGCAACGTGAGCCTGCAGGTGTTCGTGCTGGATGAGAACGACAACGCGCCGGCTGTGTTGCCACCGCACTCTGGCGATAGCCCAGTGACCGAGCTGGTGTCACAGTCGGTGGCTGTGGGCCATGTGGTGGCGAAGATCCGGGCTGTGGATGGGGACTCTGGCTATAATGCTTGGCTATCTTATGAGTTGCTGCCGGAGGTGGGCGTTGGGCGCAACCCTTTCCGAGTGGGTCTGTACACTGGCGAGATCAGCACGACCCGAGCTCTGGAGGAGTCAGATGGCCCTCAGAAGATGCTGCTTGTCTTGGTAAAGGACCATGGAGAGCCTGCCTTGTCTGCAACGGCCACAGTCAGTGTGTCCCTTGTGGAAAGTGGACTGTCGGTGAAGGCCTTGTCTTTCaatgctgcagcagcagcagctgctgggcCCACACCTGAGGCAACTCTGGTCGATGTGAATGTGTATTTGATCATAGCTATCTGCTCGGTTTCTAGTTTGTTGGTGCTGAGTCTGCTGTTGTATGTGGCTCTTCGGTGTTCGGTACCCCCACAGGCTGTGTATGGGCCTGGGAACCCCACACTGGTGTGCTCTAATGGGATGGAGAGCTGGTCTTATTCCCAGCACCGACCACAGAAGGTTTGCTTTGGAGAGGTCTCCGCCAAAACTGATCTCATGGCCTTCAGCCCTAACCTTCCCCTGTCAAATGAGGAGAGTCAGAATCCCTGTCTAATTGTGAGTTACTTATTCTTCAATTGCATGTTtttaatcaaaatttaa